Proteins from one Cryptomeria japonica chromosome 4, Sugi_1.0, whole genome shotgun sequence genomic window:
- the LOC131028675 gene encoding mRNA-decapping enzyme subunit 2-like, with translation MDFTYYFFRSCDTFKTYHASNVDDILDEFMAFKHFVPVAGSIILDQSNQRCLLVKGWKGGSWSFPRGKREDPEEEDHICAIRESMEEVGYDISPLLNVNDFSEHSERKKRVVLYIIKGVNENYPFEPRTKKEVSEIVWHPLPIMKKRPNRYFMVGPFLDKLENWIKRNYTPSSTTPLSETSEICIIWKVDKEQNNWTPRTFSAKPGARIDTPSSFQMGPSTPCREVQNSIPNSAQKRPSTPRWSKSNLNEKRSSSHCWNSQIKSPHPSSSPCSNRSPYPKTNSCYSSTSPYPLRSPSASTYSNNSPYIPFKYRSPYHRRMEASDVFLWKK, from the coding sequence ATGGATTTCACCTATTATTTTTTTAGGAGTTGTGATACATTTAAAACTTACCATGCTAGcaatgtagatgatatacttgatgAATTCATGGCCTTTAAGCACTTTGTTCCAGTAGCAGGCTCAATCATTTTGGACCAGTCCAATCAGAGGTGTTTGCTTGTGAAGGGTTGGAAGGGTGGTTCTTGGAGTTTCCCTAGGGGAAAGAGGGAAGACCctgaagaagaagatcacatatgTGCTATTAGAGAATCAATGGAAGAGGTAGGATATGATATAAGTCCACTTTTGAATGTCAATGACTTCAGTGAGCATTCTGAAAGGAAGAAACGAGTGGTTTTGTACATTATCAAAGGAGTGAATGAGAATTACCCTTTTGAACCAAGGACCAAGAAGGAAGTTAGTGAAATTGTTTGGCATCCACTCCCAATCATGAAAAAGAGGCCCAATAGGTATTTTATGGTTGGCCCATTTCTAGACAAATTGGAGAATTGGATTAAAAGAAATTACACACCCTCATCTACAACACCACTGAGTGAAACTAGTGAGATATGCATTATTTGGAAAGTTGATAAAGAACAAAATAATTGGACTCCAAGGACGTTTTCCGCAAAACCTGGTGCTAGAATTGATACTCCTAGCAGTTTTCAAATGGGTCCTTCGACTCCTTGCAGAGAGGTTCAAAATAGTATCCCTAATTCTGCTCAAAAGCGTCCTTCCACTCCTAGATGGAGTAAAAGTAATCTCAATGAAAAGCGTTCTTCCAGTCATTGTTGGAATTCTCAAATTAAATCTCCTCATCCAAGTAGTTCACCTTGTTCAAATAGATCTCCTTATCCTAAAACCAACTCTTGTTATTCAAGTACTTCTCCTTATCCACTTAGATCTCCTTCTGCAAGTACTTATTCAAATAATTCTCCTTATATTCCATTTAAATATCGTTCTCCTTATCATAGAAGAATGGAGGCTTCAGATgtatttttgtggaaaaaataa
- the LOC131028640 gene encoding UPF0496 protein 4 yields the protein MSRPHDGHPFSSFFGNHFRMVIRKRLSSFNSKHSHALKVFETSLADRLKQLQLTKPKGFINLAWMQQATEVLCATHKDLRSFIADLQFPLTKWDKKWIDEYLDDSLKLLDICNLLNAETSKLEISKLSVQYVLHLLDFSGGVPPCDKVSRAKDTLQDLTGETKAEGKSGKLKTISKAESCTAILHGMNKSFHLGKKKCSSKGKLFMRAMYGVKVITLFVCSILTSALSGSADSLGELHIPERFLWSASFRSLQQEVNEDTKNGSTKAPVLKELEDLDAAVKSVHLVIQTSCIGILEGKGKAVQVPEELEEVVQIREGVKELRDSVEMLSNGLDSLKNQVNEFFQIVLNGRNELLESLRVSDDTDTFENGVGQD from the coding sequence ATGAGTCGACCTCATGATGGGCATCCCTTCTCGTCGTTCTTTGGAAATCATTTCAGGATGGTCATTCGGAAACGCTTATCGAGCTTCAATTCAAAACACAGTCACGCATTGAAGGTTTTTGAGACCTCTTTGGCAGATAGATTAAAGCAGCTCCAGTTGACGAAGCCAAAAGGCTTCATAAATTTGGCATGGATGCAACAAGCCACGGAGGTGTTATGTGCAACACACAAGGATTTGAGGTCCTTCATTGCGGATCTGCAATTTCCATTAACAAAGTGGGATAAGAAATGGATCGATGAGTATCTGGATGACAGTTTGAAATTGCTTGACATTTGTAATTTGTTGAATGCTGAGACCTCAAAGCTTGAAATATCTAAACTCTCAGTACAATATGTATTGCATCTGCTGGATTTCTCTGGGGGAGTTCCGCCATGTGACAAAGTGTCTCGTGCCAAGGACACCCTGCAAGACTTGACAGGAGAAACTAAAGCAGAGGGGAAAAGTGGCAAGTTAAAAACAATCTCTAAAGCTGAGAGTTGTACTGCCATTTTACACGGTATGAACAAAAGTTTTCACTTGGGGAAGAAGAAATGCTCAAGCAAGGGCAAGCTTTTCATGAGGGCAATGTATGGAGTGAAGGTGATAACCTTATTTGTATGCAGTATTCTTACATCTGCTTTGTCAGGATCTGCTGATTCATTGGGAGAATTGCACATTCCTGAACGGTTCTTGTGGTCAGCATCATTCAGGAGTTTGCAGCAGGAGGTAAATGAGGACACCAAGAATGGATCTACCAAGGCTCCTGTTTTGAAAGAATTAGAGGACCTGGATGCAGCAGTTAAAAGCGTTCATTTGGTGATTCAGACCTCATGTATAGGCATTCTAGAAGGAAAAGGCAAAGCAGTGCAGGTTCCTGAAGAATTGGAGGAAGTGGTACAGATCAGAGAGGGTGTTAAAGAATTACGGGACAGTGTAGAGATGCTTTCCAATGGGCTAGATTCTTTAAAGAATCAGGTCAATGAGTTTTTCCAGATTGTATTGAACGGGAGAAATGAATTGCTTGAAAGCCTCCGGGTGTCTGATGACACAGATACATTTGAAAATGGGGTCGGCCAAGATTGA